CTTATGTTGGATCACTTAGGTAATTTaagtattattatttgttttttgtaagtttaaaacttaaatatatgtaaagaaattataaagaaattGACTATGATAATAGATACTTGATAGTTAGAAActttctaatatattattttaaatatatttttaatgtaattaaaatttggtgaaaaatgttaattaaattcaatttaattaaatgttaattttgtcaaaataatgatgattaaatttaataaaaatcacacaattttttccatttaatttattactttaataAATGTCTATAATCATTAATACTCGTCTTTACTACAATGTTGTTCCATATATCAAGGATTAAGAAGATAAAAGTAAAGTAAAATTGGAGAGGCAAAGGGATCCAGTTTTTTATTAGGTTTGTTGATGAACCGGAAAAATAATCCACGCATAAGAGCCTGGTGCCCATGCTTTCCTGTCACATACTGTTTACTCTCATTTTGATTTTGGACCATTCTAGCTCTATATTGTTTCATGCTACCCGCACAGCTGGCTAAGGCGATGATATTTAtggccaatttttttattttgataaattataaatttgatcctCTTATTAATTGTTTACCTTGTCTCACATGtgccatttttttattagacatTGACTGTTGCCGCACTTTACTAGAGGTTGATGTTAATTAGGTGTATAAACTTAAcgtctaataaaaatatgacaTGTGACGATCAACGTCCAATAAAAAAACGTGACATGTGACGATCAAGACAAATAATTAACCGTCAACGTCCAATTTTGACGAGATTAGAGACTGAAATAACGGGATTGCAAAAAATTAAGCGACTAAATTCATGAACTAAATTATAAGGGGACGAAAATCGTATACCTCATTAATATCAACCTCCAATAAAGTGCGACATGTAATTGTAAACGTCCAATAAAAGTGTGACACATGTCAGACAAGGTAAACGATTAATAGTCAACATTCAAATTCGGGAACTGAAATAacgagattgaaaaaaaaatgaaagattaaattcgtgaattaaattataaggggaCCAAAATCGAATTCCGATCATATAAATAAAGagaccaaatttacaattttaccttttatatttgtataaattaattattattcaatcaaaattattttatattcatctGTTAAGTTTATTGATgactctttttcttgttttttttatataaagaaaaaaataacaattaagagTCCAAGCACAATAATCAAGTGATAAATACATCTTTAGCTATAAttgcttttaaaaattgtatactttatttctttctatcGTTTGATTGTTGTgaaaaattaaaactgaaaTGAATCACTATGAGTGAGTGATTTGATAAACCTTGTTCTATTATCTCGATGACTATTTCACAACTTAAATTcgagatttttaattaaattgaaacaattttACGTTAATTAATTCACGTATTTGATTTATGATGAATGTCTTTATATGTTGACATGATTTTGGAGAACCTTTGCGTGGCAAATTTTGATGCACTAACTAAATTAATGTTAATACTTATGAGTACAAATGCTCTTTTTTGCTGCCTTATGAAGActcatttacttttttaagttaactttattttttaaaaaaatgaatcatcAAGAACCTATATATGCTTAGTGAAGACGCTGTAATGATACACGGGCCTTTGTTGGAGGGATAAGAGAAAGAAACGTGTACTAGTCAGTGTAAATGTATTTATACTGGtgcattttgttttaaaaaaaaaaatcatgggacaaatcaaatgaaaatagaTAGGATGAAAGCTCAATTTTCTATTACGGGAtgagataattttttgtttttaaatacaaaatatttaaaagataaaaatattaatttttatttaaaataactatgttttttttctcttttgtgtctctcccacctctctctttttctccctTCGCTACTCTTGTTTAATAATTGCATCTTAATATAAAACGTCAACTTTTatgtttgttaaataaaaaagacattATATTCTATTAGTATattgtataatataatattatattaatatgtaTATTACAACAcatataacataatatttaccccttaaaaataatatttatgacatatattatataaaattcatGATGTATAATAAAGTATATAgtattatatatcattttataatatataataataatattaattgtattaatATTAAGGGTATTATAAGAAAtttcacattattttatttgtagtgTTCGTTGTTGACAAAATAACGttcgtgataaaaaaaaattataactcaagcatttgttttatattattttgtttgctgataaaaaaaaatattattttgattgtgtTATATCTTATCAAGCTATCCTCGATCATGTACCGcttaaagaaaattatgttaacACACACATTTATGTTATCATGTTTTGCTTTAAGATCTTACATGGTTGGAGTTCTCAAAATGAATTGTTTGACCAAACACAATGACCAAGGTGTGAAAGTGAATTGAGTCAGTTCGAtccaatttcttaaatattacttttatcAGTTTAGCTTAATTTGACTTGTTGGCTCATGTCAATCAAATTAAtctctctttattttatctaattttattaaattttttaagagaataaaatattaaaccaaAATAGGTTTGATAGTTTTCAGACCTGTATTTCATGGGAACAGCCGAACTATCGATCAGACCAATTTTCACAACTCGGTATGTTGTTGTTCAATTAGGCTTGCTTGCTTTTATTCCTAAATCCTAACACACACATTCAAGGGTTATAATGCTTTGCTTTAAGATCTTATGTTGTTACGACTTACGAGTCTTTTTATTGCGTGATGcacgatttttttttatttttttttatcttggacGTAgataataagaatttttttaactaaaatttatattttcatgcaaattttttaaaaatgtttttttaattaaatatcatttatggaagttaaaaaataactctttacaaattttatattccttaaaatatttaattatttaaattgactatttttaattgggtaaaatatatatttatcctttagttaaaaatataaatatatacatatatataactcAAGCACatcgttttaaaaaaaagttaactatGTCACTAaacttttttaagtttttatttttaatcttccaAGAAAAAATTGATCCGTCTTAATTACTgattttttgttcatattttttaatttttgccgtaaaaaattattgttaagtgatgatatgacaatacttttattattatttaattgtattttatggCAGAagtgaaaatttgaaaaaaatttaagagaaaaaaagacaaaCCATAGTTaacccaaaaacaaaattatgctCAATGATTCATAACTTGTTAATTAGCTTCATATTATGTAAGCGCCTTCATGGATAAAAAGATAACGGGTGTCTCCGCTTTCAATTCATAGGGAATGATTTTTAAAGTTAGTTAAAGCTAGCATTACAGagaatttataaatttcaaaaatatggcTCGCATTATAAAGAAATTACCTGAACATtatgaataaaacaaaaagacatTAGTTGAACATTTATAAGAAGGTTAGTAACTTCTCTAACTTTTTAAATCAGCGAGATAGTAAACCAACAATTTGTTACATTCTTCAAAATTTAAGATGCTAGtacactattatttttttaaacgaaATGGGTTGTAATCTGTTCACAACTGAACACAAATAGCTTtttaccccaaaaaaataatcatgaaaCATATATTGAAGGATAGAACAATTAAAAACTCTACAAATTACACTAAACAAAATGATGGAGTCGTGAATGATAATGTTAATCACAAAACTGTTGAAGCTTATTTGAAACTAGTTATTGTGTTGAAAATGACAATTAGTGAGAAGGGGTATCTTTCAAGGAAGTACAATGCTACATTATCCACACCTATCAAATGTTAAACTTGCTCTAATAAGCCTTTGTCCATACCAAGATACACCAATGTCATGTTGCTTTACACAGTTCTTGGGCACCAGTCACAGCTTTTTGAGATACCATCTTTAATTTGTCCAAAAAGAAACTAAGGGATTAAGCAGTTGAAACTATTTCTTCTGGAAGGTTATCATACAGAAAAATGCAAGCATGCGACTAATGATTCCCGTTACGATAAGAAGGCCTAAACATTGGTACCAATGTTTAAGATCATAGCCATTAGTATAGAGTGCACCACATCGACTTAATAACCAAACTCCAGTGTATCTACATCGgagaaaatcatcttaaaaatcagcatatgaaaaaaaaatcaagagataaaAATCAATGTGAAGCAATGAACATATATCATAAGTCAAACCTTTTAGCATTTGATATTACAAATGCTTCAAGAGCCCACTTGGTGTAGCACAAGTCAGatagaaattttatatatttgctATCTTTTTCACTGCTATAGGTTGCTACCAAAGTCAAAACTACTGGAAGTAACACTGACCACTGCATAATACAACAAATGACTTGTAACTAAAAGTAAGACATGGCAACATCAACTAAAATGGAACTAGATTTAAATGCTCACCAATTGGGCTGGACCTGGTTGAAGAAAGATTGCTAACACATAAGCTATGCCAGTGACACAATAGACTAAACACAACAGAACCATGTAGTTATCTGTGACTGAAGATCTTGGATTGTTGAAGAAATAAAACATTGAAAGGTAAACTAGTGGCTTGATAATTGTGCTAAAATGGTCGACGGTATCCTTTGATAGAAAGTAAGCCAAACTACTCATGCCTGAAGAACTTTCTCGCCAGTAGTGCAACTTATCCAATGAGAATGATCTTAAAGCCGCAATTTTAGAAAGGAGAGCTGATAATAAAGAATTATTAGATGACAACATAGGTAACTTGGTAACAATAATGAGAAAAATGCTAACTAACAATACACTCTTTCAGCACGCCCTTTATTATTGGATGAACTTATTAGAAATCACATCATTATGTCGTACTCACTTTATATTTAATGAGTAGCACTTATAATCTTGTGgttttcaataattttcaaCTAATAGTAAAAGATGTGAGTATTAAAAAAGTTGTGTTAGAGAATGTATTACTAACACTCCTCAACAACAAATTCAGATGAAACTTACATACTGCTATTACAGTGTATGTGTAACCAGTTGCTCCAAATGATTCATCACTCACTTTAGCAAGTGTTCCTAAGCAAAGGCCAGCTAATAGCAAAATCAAAAAATCCACAGCCTGTGTTCTAGCTTCTCTTAGTCGCTGCTTACCAACTCTGCAAGGAaccaataacaaatataaaaaattgacaattatttgaaatattcCTTAAAATCTCATAACCTACCTTCCAAGAAAGTATTTGTATTGGTTGAACACTCCTGGTGTTATTCGATTAGACAAATCATTTGAGCTTAAGAAGTTAAGGTGAAGGATATCCTTTTTCATCTCAACATTGCACTTCACATCCTGCCAAAGTTCTCCAGCAAAAGAAGGTGCCTCATTGTTTTGTGTAGCAGTTGCTGCTCCATGTGATGAACCTTCACCACTTGGCGCGGCCATTCCTTCCATAGTTGCTAGCATATCCATGGGCACAGGGTACCCATTATGAAGCATCCATCTAACAGGTAGTTGTTTATAGTTCACTCCTAAGCTCGGGCTTAATTTTACTATTCCTTCTAAAATGTCAATGAAGTAATCTGGAGGGTTAACACGGTCAGGGACATTAATGCCCATGCTTGAAAAATACTCTTCTACTTTGTTCACTGGTCCATGATACACTGTAAGACCTCCCtttgcaagtagtataaaatcgTCAAACATCTTGAACAAGGTGTAACTAGAGatcacagaaaaaaaaacaagaaaaatgtattatttttggtAAGTGACATCATTGTGCGGTAGATGTTAGGATACATTTCATTAAACACCTAGAATAGACTAGCCACTAAAACTTCTAAGCCTTTATTTGGCTCTTAACTTTGAAAAAAGTCATttacttttaatctttttataccTTATTTTCTATTGGCATTAAGTACAAAAGTAAATGacattttgcaaaatcaagtatTAAAGTAACCAAGTCTTACAATTTCAGAGACTAATCTTTGGGGTTTACTTAAGAAGCATATTGATATATGtaagaaaattatgaaaatcacCTTGGTTGGTGAAGGACCATACATATGTTTACTCCCTCAAGAGCTTCACGTCTAAGTGCTCTAAGTAGTAATTGAGAAGATGAACTATCCAATCCAGAAGTGGGTTCGTCCAAAATTAAAAGGGAAGGTTCCATAACCATTTCCAATCCAACATTTACTCTTTTCCTTTGACCTCCCGAGATTCCTCGTTTCTCCACTGTCCCAACTAAAGAATCTCTTATTGCTTGTAGACCTAATGACTCAATGACTCTTTCAACCACTaacaccttctcttcttttggtAGATCAGCAGAGAGTCTACAATGACAAacaaatatagtaaaaaaaagggaaaaaagaaaattgatagtAAGAAAATGTATTCAATAAACTCACAAACATTTTATTTACTAGACTTATGAATAAAAGTagcatggttttaaattgtggtccACAACGGCATTGCGGCTGCAACATCAAAGTATTTTGACACTCTGCAATTGCGGCCGCATCAACTGCGTTTTCTCGCAATTGCCCGCTAAAGGTTATCTGGCTCACCGCAACCGCAATTCTAAAGTCGTGTAAGAGAATAAAATGCTTAACATATAGTATACCTGCATCTAGCACTAAACCATAGATTTTCCTCCACTGTCAAATTGCCATGCACAATATCATCTTGTGGCACAAACCCAATGATTTTCTTGTATGACCTGATAGAAGATTCTTTACCATTTACAAGAACTTGCCCAGTTGTGTGGCACCCAGTTGCTTTTCCAGTTAAAGCTGAAAGAAATGTTGTCTTGCCAGCCCCAGATGGCCCCATGACTGCTGAAACTCTACCAGGATGTAATTTACCAGTCACACATCTCaataaatgtttgtttttccctttcaaAGTGAGGGTTAAGTCTTTGAAAGCAACCTCAATGGTAGGTCTCTTCCTTATCTCAATGTCATTAGCCATTGAAATTACTCCAGAAAAggttaagtttttgttttgttctgcTAAAGCCTTCTCTTTTTCAATCTGACCATATGCATACTTGAAAATTTGACTTTGAGTGTGCAATTGCTTACCCCTTGGTGCTTGTTTCTTGACATTTTTATCTCCTATCTGAACATTAAACCCTTCTGAACTATCAGGATTTTCCTCAatgtcatttattatttttgagagattatttttgtcctttttctttccttttgatgtACCAACAGGTGGTAAAGCAGCACCTTTCAAATCTGGCTTCTTTGAAGTTTTGCGAGAAAATGTACGTGACAATTGTGACTGTAGTCCTACTGCATGTTTTTTAGCCACGTCTTTTGCAGATTTCCATTTTTCACGTGCTTGTGATTCTCGCACACTTTGTGCAGCCCTTTCTCTTGATTTTGCTTGTCTTTTTTCTCGAGTTGCAAGAACTTGGTCAGAACAATTGTATATGATAATAAGCAAAAAACACAAGCCAGCCTGCATTGAAATCAAAGCTAAGAGTTAGTTCTATTGGACCATAATGGACTTGAGTCTTAATTAAACATGCTACAAATTCCATCTAAAAAGGTTAAATTCTGCAATACTTTTCCATTGCCTCAAAAGTGacataaagttaattttataattaaaaagaaaagaatagttAAATTCTATTATTGTCATTgacaaatgataataataaagagTTTGCTTGTCGGTCCCAACATATGTTTACATCAACCTCCGTTTCCAAGAATCATCACATTTTTTGCTTTTGCAGTGAATGTGCGTTGGATTTCATGGCATCTCAACTCGCAAAGCAAACAGACTCAAAAGAGGTGTAGCATTAAAATGTTTATGAAAGGCAATCTATTTGGCAAAAGATGTGTAGCATACAACCCAAAAATAAAGAGCGCAACTtaaaagtcattttgaaatagaGCTAAAAACAATACCATGGTTCACACTACACAATGACTTATATATGAGAAATGTTTCTTAAAATGAAATGTTTAAATATTACTTACAAAAACCAAGACACCATATGCAgtaatattttgatttgatgACTTAGGCTCACAAGATGCCAACTTGAAACAACCTggagaagataaaaatagagaaaagagAAATGTTTATTAGAATTATATCGTGCCACACAGATCAGCTTATACACCCATATGGTATCTAACAAATATATAGTTGTATAGCATATAAAATTAGCATGATgactatcaaatgaataatacaACCATAATACAATTTAAGAGtaacatgttaaattgtttttgtcACAAGAGGTAATACAACcctaatacaattttttttgtcaccCCTGCATTcacattttataaatttcataaactTAAGAACATAGAGAATGAGAATAAccataaaaaatgtgattacaaacaaatttaattcacaaaagaaatcaaataattaatagacTTGGAAAACTTACGTTCCTGAGTAGTAGAACCTGTTCTACAATAATACCTACAATCCACATATAAAAGGAATTTAGAGTAGTATATAAATGACAAGAGAACAAACAATAAGCAAAAACAAGGTGCAAGATTTATAGAACAGTACTATAACTAAAAGCATATAGTTATAGACAGTGAGAAACCAAGTGGctacatataaatttaaagtCAAGTTCTAAAACTGAAAGTTTAAGTATAGATATTAATACCCTTTATTGCAaggattttttacaattgtagAGGGACAAAATGACCCTGCTGAACAGAACACCTCACCGCTACTCTGAATATCTGCCCAAATATCTGCCCCACCACAAGTATGGTTAGGCTTTCCAGGAGGAAGCTGATAACGATATCTGCATATTGATTCTGTTGATAAATATTAAAGTGTGCCAAAAACAAGAATGTAGAACAATATAACTTAAAAGGGAAGGACTTACGGTTCACATACTCCACTAGTTTTATTGAGCTGTGCACGTGGACAATAAGAGCCTAATGGGCAAGCTTCAAAAACACAACAAATGAATGAAATTAGAACATTCAAACACATTAACATGACCACATAtatgaaattttcttttgtttgaagTTATCAAAGTCAATCATAGTAGGTAAGAGCAATAGTAGGGCATGCCTCCTTTTTttgtcaataaatattaattattagtttgttagtttttattagaaaaaattagAACCCACGACttattctttcttccttttattttttatcattaaaccaACCTTATATCTTCGGTACAACATACGTCAATCAATGGCAAAATtacatagaaaaataaaaataattagttttgtAACTTTTGTTGTATGCGCATAAATAATACTTACGTATCATGCAAGTGAGACCATGAGGGCAAAAGAAGCCTTCACAACAAGGTTGACAATCAAGGGATCTAATAGGTATGTCCTTTTTGTTACTACCAATGTCTACTTTTTTATTAGCTTTGCAACCCCATCCGGGTTCACAACCATTAACCCATGAGCTCAAATTACAATTTATGTTGGGTTTCAAGAAGCTGGATCTGGTTCCTGACTTCCCACTAGCAAAACTTTGGCCATAAGCTTGTATTTCTGCTTCTGTGCACATGCGTTGTGTAATATCTCCTAAAaagtcacaaaaaaaaaaaacaaacacaagttaTCCAAAAACTACTGAAAAAACTATAGAATGAAACAAAGATACATGGTTCTAtcccaaaaaaaaagtccctacacATTTTGCACAATCAATTTTTTCCCTGGTGTACATACACGATCATCAATATTGATATgatgatattaaatattttctatgtGTTACACTTTTGTGTACATGCAATTTGTTTGTACATTTATCAATTATCATTTGCCAGTATACAAATATCTAAAATGCTAGTCATTGTTTTAATGATGAAAGTAATTAAGTACCTTTCAATTGTTGGGCACAAATGGTCAAAAAGGTAAGATCTTTGGTGAAATTGAATGCTCCATTCCAATCAGCATCCCTGAAGGTAAGCAAAATGACACCCATCAATAATGTGATATATTTGAATCAACACTATAAGACAAGAATAAAGGTATTTGTACATAGTTTGGGATTAAAACATTAATGATGGGACTCACACATCAACTATGCAATAAcccaattctttttttattgcacTCTTGAACACAGATGTATAATTGGACATGCTACGGTATACTTCTTGAGCGATTATCTCAAGGCCGccaccgccaccaccaccactactCTTCTGACAAAAAATTAGCCTGGGTCCCACAATGAAGTTTATTAATACAACAACTATAACAAAAGGAACCTTCCTTGTTTGGTTAGGAAGATTCATGATCATATCTATTTATTTAGAATGTGGAAGATTTATTGATAtcaaaagaaagggaaaaaattGTAGGTACAAATGGTTGGATTCATGATGAAAATGGGTTGAcaagcaaagaagaaaaaagatagaGATGAGATGAGATGACAATGGAGGATTGGAAACCAGACAGTGgatggagagagagaaagaaagcgGAAGATTTGGGTATTCGCATTTTCCTATGAAGAAATGGCAACAAGGAGGAAGACTTGGCGATGTATAAGGAAACAACATTTGCTTGCATCAAAATGAATGCCTTTATGTAGCCTATAAATCAACGAATGGAaatgaatgtataaaaaatatgcatTAGTACTATAATTATGATGCAATTAAGGCAAGTGTCTCACCCATAAGTTGGTTTCTCTAAATGACACAAGCAACTTCGCGTTACACCATATTTTAATTTGCACCATTACCCGTAGCATGTTGACATCTACCATGCACCGCTTatatatacactttttttttttttttttacagaatggATCTAGCTATTCTGAGACTAATTATCTTAGAGTAACTATCttaaaagtaactttttttctttatcattattttttaaagatttaatgattataataaataattaagtttaattattatatttcgagaaaataaataataaggatGAGAATTAActctaaaaaattactcttgGAGTAATTTGATTGCTcctcatttttatataattatttcataataaataagtaTATTTAAATGGAACTCacaaataatatcaatataaatattaattttgtaaattaaatattaataaaggctaaatatatttttaatctctcaaatttaatttcatattgttttttctcataaattctaaaatttttttagtcctcAATTTTAAAAGGTGCTCTTTATAATCCCtcatgcagtaaaaaaaatgacacaaaTTATTCATTCAAACCACCAAAAATCCATTAAGAAGAACTAAAAATAGCATTTTTTGAAATTGATGGACTTAAAAAACCAAATATAAATTTAGGGAACCAAAAACAACATTAACctaaattttaacaattaaaaacatatttaagtctattaCTCATTATAAAGCTTCTAGTTGTGCGCCATGTAAATATGGTTGTGTATATTATTTAGtggtatgctttttttttagtttttgtttgcatagaatgtaaatatttatctcaaaattttatatatatgatttttttttggtggagTCCATCAACTAGAGGACTAAAAACCTCTAGGAAAAAAGACTTGAGTCATATCAGCTCTTAACTTAGCAACCATACATTgaggagaaaattaaaaaacttgaaCCATATAGACAAGGCCGTAATTTTATAtgttaatatcattaaatatatgTAAAGTTTCAATTTCGTAAATCTTATGATTTTCTACTTATTTTTCAGTCTAACTCCCAATGAGTgagaatcacttttttttatgaacCAAAGGtctgaaactaaaaaaaaaactataacttacatattaatataaatttatgtaaaattttaagttcCATGCCACACAAATATTTCTGTAAATATGTATTCTTGTGATTTAAATATCAataccattttaattataattctaaTGTAAAaccaaatactttttttaagagGTAAAACCAAATACTTATGTCGTtgttataatacatttttataacATGACGtgaaaatgtatatataattcaGATATTTGATACGATTTCATGAAAAAATTATGCTGGCATATAATGTGAATATTTACCGATTTATGAACtaatacatttaaatataaagtTTCAATTCCAGTAAATgcaaaaatatttcaataaaaaaagtaaatgcaAATATATGTTtccataatttaaatattaatatatttataaataaaaatttcatctgTTGTGATGCAAATATATTtacaaaggaaaaatattaatatagttataaatatttattcatattattaCAATGTGGATCACGACGGGAcagcaaaata
Above is a window of Glycine soja cultivar W05 chromosome 12, ASM419377v2, whole genome shotgun sequence DNA encoding:
- the LOC114380307 gene encoding ABC transporter G family member 28-like, coding for MQAGLCFLLIIIYNCSDQVLATREKRQAKSRERAAQSVRESQAREKWKSAKDVAKKHAVGLQSQLSRTFSRKTSKKPDLKGAALPPVGTSKGKKKDKNNLSKIINDIEENPDSSEGFNVQIGDKNVKKQAPRGKQLHTQSQIFKYAYGQIEKEKALAEQNKNLTFSGVISMANDIEIRKRPTIEVAFKDLTLTLKGKNKHLLRCVTGKLHPGRVSAVMGPSGAGKTTFLSALTGKATGCHTTGQVLVNGKESSIRSYKKIIGFVPQDDIVHGNLTVEENLWFSARCRLSADLPKEEKVLVVERVIESLGLQAIRDSLVGTVEKRGISGGQRKRVNVGLEMVMEPSLLILDEPTSGLDSSSSQLLLRALRREALEGVNICMVLHQPSYTLFKMFDDFILLAKGGLTVYHGPVNKVEEYFSSMGINVPDRVNPPDYFIDILEGIVKLSPSLGVNYKQLPVRWMLHNGYPVPMDMLATMEGMAAPSGEGSSHGAATATQNNEAPSFAGELWQDVKCNVEMKKDILHLNFLSSNDLSNRITPGVFNQYKYFLGRVGKQRLREARTQAVDFLILLLAGLCLGTLAKVSDESFGATGYTYTVIAVSLLSKIAALRSFSLDKLHYWRESSSGMSSLAYFLSKDTVDHFSTIIKPLVYLSMFYFFNNPRSSVTDNYMVLLCLVYCVTGIAYVLAIFLQPGPAQLWSVLLPVVLTLVATYSSEKDSKYIKFLSDLCYTKWALEAFVISNAKRYTGVWLLSRCGALYTNGYDLKHWYQCLGLLIVTGIISRMLAFFCMITFQKK